The segment TTTTGCTATGGGGATTATGCCTTACATTACAGCATCCATCATCATGCAATTATTGCAAATGGATGTTGTACCTAAGTTTTCCGAGTGGAAAAAACAAGGGGAGAGTGGGCGTAAAAAACTAGCTCAAATAACCCGTTATGCTACGATCGGTCTTGCATTTGTCCAGGCAATCGCGATGTCTATCGGTTTTAATGCAATGGCTGGAGGGATGCTGATTCAAGATCCAAACTTTATGAAATTCTTGTTTATTGCGATCGTATTAACAAGTGGAACAGCATTCTTGATGTGGGTTGGTGAACAAATCACGGCAAACGGTGTTGGAAATGGGATCTCGATTTTGATTTTCGCAGGTATTGTAGCTGCAGTGCCAAATGGTGTTGGTCAATTATATAGCCAGTATTTTGTTAACCCTGGTGATGAATTGTTTATCAATATTGTCATTGTTGCCTTAATTGTATTGGTTATTATTGCAGTAGTTGTTGGTGTAATTTTCATTCAGCAAGCATTACGTAAAATACCAATTCAATATGCGAAGAAAGTTGTTAATCGTTCGCAGGCGGGCGGGCAATCTACACATCTGCCACTTAAAGTAAATGCTGCAGGTGTCATCCCGGTAATCTTTGCAATTGCATTCATTATGGCGCCAACGACGATTGCCAGTTTCTTTGAAGGCAGTCAGGTTGCTTCAACCATTCAAATGATATTTGATTATACACAGCCAATCGGTATGGTAATATATGTAGCACTGATCATAGCTTTCACCTATTTCTATACATTTGTTCAGGTTAATCCAGAACAAATGGCCGAAAACTTACAAAAACAAGGTGGATATATCCCGGGCATTCGCCCAGGGAAAAACACGGAAACGTACCTGACACGCGTCATGTACAGATTAACATTTGTAGGTTCACTCTTCTTAGCAGCGGTATCTGTGATGCCTATTATTCTGGGTGGTCTTGCAAATCTGCCTCAAGCAATACAAATAGGCGGCACAAGCTTACTAATCGTTGTAGGTGTTGCGCTTCAAACAATGAAACAACTGGAAAGTCAGTTGGTAAAACGACACTACAAAGGGTTTATTAAGTAAAGGTTAGCTGCCAACGAGAGCGAGGGGAAAGGTTTTGAACCTGATTTTGATGGGTCTGCCTGGTGCTGGAAAGGGCACACAGGCCGAGAAAATAAACGATAAATATAACATCCCTCATATTTCAACAGGGGATATGTTTCGCTTGAGCATTAAAGAAGGTACAGATCTTGGGAAGCAAGCGAAGGAATATATGGATCAAGGTGAACTTGTTCCAGATGAAGTAACAATTGGGATTGTTAGAGAACGTTTGAATAAAGAAGATTGCAGGAATGGATTTTTATTGGATGGATTTCCAAGAACCATTGCTCAAGCCGAGAGTTTAGAGGAAATTCTCACAGAAATGAACGAAGCGATTGACTATTGTATCCATGTAGAGGTACCGGAAGAAAAATTAGTGGAGCGTCTGACTGGTCGTAGAATTTGTCCAACATGTGGAACGACTTATCATGTTATGTACCATCCTCCTCAAGAAGAGGGGAAATGTGATAAGGACGGCTCCCAGTTAATCCAACGAGACGACGATAAGCCTGAAACGGTTAAAAATCGCTTAGCGGTTAACTTGGAACAAACGAAGCCGTTACTCGATTTCTATGAGGATAAAGGTTATCTTGTAACAGTAGATGGAGATCAGGAGATTGATCATGTATTTCAGGATATTCAGTCCAAAATTGACAAATAAGCGATGAAACTGTATTTTAGGTCGCAGAATAGATGCAATTCTAGCTGTAAAAAGTTATAATATAACGGTGAGTTACTATATAAGATATAGTGACTAGGGTTAGTAAAATAAACTTTTTAAAAAAGGTTAGTAAATAAACTATAGCCTAAGTGAAGGTGATCGTTGTTGAACGAAGATGATTCGATTCCGCTAATAGGTCAAGTTGTTCGTATTATGCAAGGACGTGAGGCAGGTCAATACGCGGTAGTCATTAAAATAATTGAAGACCGGTATGTTCTGCTGGCAGATGGGGAAAAACGTAAATATGACCGACCAAAAAAGAAAAATGTAAGTCATATTGAATTAATGGATTACATTTCCCCTGAAGTCCAAAACAGCCTTCTGGAAACTGGTCGTGTCACAAATGGTAAACTCAGATTTGCCATAGCTAAATTTGCAGGTGAGGTTGTGACTGATTTGAAGAAGGGAGTAGGACACGATGGCTAAAGACGATGTAATTGAAGTGGAAGGTACCGTGACGGAAACATTGCCGAATGCGATGTTTAATGTAGAGCTTGAAAACGGCCATACAGTATTAGCGCATGTATCCGGTAAAATCCGTATGCATTTCATTCGCATTCTACCAGGCGATAAAGTAACGGTCGAACTTTCTCCGTACGATTTAACAAGAGGACGAATTACGTACCGTTATAAATAAGCTCCGATATAAAAGGAGGTAAAGACGATGAAAGTAAGAGCATCTGTAAAACCTATTTGTGAAAAATGTAAAGTTATAAAACGTAAAGGCACTGTAATGGTGATTTGCGACAATCCGAAACACAAGCAAAAACAAGGCTAAAACTAGCTGGTTATTAAAAGTTTCTAGGGATAAAAAGTAATAATCAAGGAGGTGCAAGTGTAGATGGCACGTATTGCAGGTATTGACGTTCCACGTGATAAACGCGTAGTTATTTCCCTAACATATGTTTATGGTGTTGGAAAAACTACTGCTCAGAAAGTCCTTAAACAGGCTGGTGTTTCAGAAGACACGAGAGTTCGCGATCTGACAGAAGACGAATTAGGTAATATCCGTAAGGCAATTGAGGAATATACAATTGAAGGTGACCTTCGTCGTGAAACATCACTAAACATTAAACGTTTAATAGAAATTGGCTCATATAGAGGCGTTCGCCACCGTCGCGGGTTACCATTACGTGGTCAAAAAACGAAAAACAATTCACGTACTCGTAAAGGACCACGCCGTACACAGGCTAACAAGAAAAAGTAAAGTAAGGAGGTAAGCTAATCAATGGCACGTAAAACAAATACACGTAAACGTCGTGTGAAAAAGAATATTGATACAGGTGTAGCGCATATTCGTTCAACGTTCAACAATACAATTGTTACGATTACGGATAGACAAGGTAATTCAATTGGCTGGAGTTCAGCAGGCGCACTTGGTTTTAAAGGCTCTCGTAAATCAACCCCTTTTGCTGCACAAATGGCCGCTGAAACTGCTGCAAAAACAGCTGTAGATAACGGCATGAAAACATTGGAAGTAACTGTTAAAGGCCCTGGCGCTGGTCGTGAAGCAGCAATTCGTTCACTTCAGGCAGCAGGCTTGGAAGTTACAGCAATTGTGGATGTAACACCAGTTCCTCACAATGGTTGCCGCCCACCCAAACGTCGTCGTGTATAATGGATGTATGAGAAGTTGTCACCCTGTCTATAATGGATTATGATGGCTAAAAGTATAAGTTTAAAAGCTTATATAGATAGCTTCGAAGGACAACGATGTACGAAAAGTAAACTAATAGTGCAGACTAGGGCTGCCTATTTGGGGAATTTCGGTTAGGCAGGTGAGTCTAGCCGGAGTTTCGACGTTTTAAAGGAGGGTTTTATGGAATGATCGAAATTGAAAAACCAAAAATTGAAACGGTAGAAGTCAGCGAAGATGCTACATTTGGAAAATTTGTAGTCGAGCCGCTCGAACGTGGATATGGTGCCACTCTTGGAAACTCCTTGCGTCGTATTCTATTATCCTCACTTCCAGGTGCTGCTGTGACATCAGTTCAAATTGACGGAGCACTACATGAATTTTCGACAATTGATGGTGTTGTTGAAGATGTGACAACAATAATTTTGAATCTGAAGAAACTAGCTCTAAAGATTTACTCTGACGCTGAGAAAACATTAGAGATCGATGTACAGGGAGAAGGAAAGGTTACAGCTGCAGACATTACCTATGATAGTGATGTAGAAGTATTAAATCCTGAGCTACCTATTGCAACGCTTAACAGCAGAGGCAACTTGCATATGAAGATAACTGCAGCACGTGGACGCGGCTACAGGCAATCAGAGCAAAATAAACATGACGAGCAACCAATCGGTGTTGTGGCAATTGATTCTATTTTTACTCCAGTGTCACGTGTGTCGTATACCGTGGAAAATACGCGTATTGGGCAAGTTGCAGACTACGATAAATTAACGCTGAATGTATCGACTGATGGAAGTATCCGCCCTGAAGAAGCAGTTTCTTTAGCGGCAAAAGTCTTTACAGAACATCTTAATGTTTTCGTAAGTTTAACAGATGAGGCAAAAAGTGCAGAAATTATGATTGAAAAAGAAGAAGATCAAAAAGAAAAAGTGATGGAGATGACAATTGAAGAGCTTGATCTTTCTGTCAGATCCTATAATTGCTTGAAACGGGCTGGAATTAATACAGTTCAAGAACTTGCAAACAAATCAGAAGAAGATATGATGAAAGTCCGTAATTTAGGTCGTAAATCACTGGAAGAAGTAAAAGTAAAACTAGATGATCTAGGGTTAGGTTTACGTGATGACGACTAATTAACACCTTTAGAGTTACAGGAAAGGGAGGGATAGTCCATGGCTAGAAAGTTCGGTCGTACAACAGACACTCGTCTGGCACTACTTCGCAACCTTGCATCTGATTTAATTATTCATGAACGGCTTGAAATAACAGAAGCAAAAGCGAAAGAACTCAAATCTATAGTAGAGAAAATGATTACACTTGGCAAACGTGGCGATCTTCACGCACGTCGTCAGGCTGCATCATTCTTATATAACCAGGAAGCTAACGAAAACGAAAATGTTATTCAGAAACTTTTCGATGATGTTGCCGCGCGTTACGAAGATCGACAAGGTGGATATACGCGTGTGCTTAAACTAGGTGCTCGTCAAGGTGATGGAGCAAAAATGGCAATCATTGAACTAGTTTAATGCAAGTACTTGCGTCAAGGGCGGGGCTAATCTCTTCAATGAGGTGAGACCAAGCCCTTTTTTTGTAGTAGACTCTTTTCATAAGTATTGTTGCTTTTAATTCGTCGTAGTTGATATAAATCGCGATATTCTGTGCAATACTCTACGCCGTCCGGGATCGTTCCGGGCAGTCGCGGACCTTAGGGCACGGCCTCAGCCTCCTCGCGGAAGACCGCCGCTGCGGGGTCTTCGGACTCGTGCTATTCCCGCAGGAGTCGACTGCCCTCCACTCACCCGGACTAGTGATAGCAACGAATCTGTTTCGTTTTATTACACAAATAATATATAGTTAGCCACTGCTAGCGGAGGAAATACACGAAGACTCCGGCGAGAGGAAAGGCATAGGTGAGACCCCGAAGTGCGATAGCAATCTTTTTTGCGAGGAGTGCTGCTTCCCGAAATCACTTGCAACACGACGAGCACAAGGGGGCTCACCAGCCGCCCGCGGAAAGCGTAGTGTATTTCCGTAGCGGTAAGTTACGTCAGACTTTATATCTTTTGTGTCAAAAGCAACAATCTTTTAGCTAACAGGCTTGTGACAAAGATAAGACTCGAGTCGCTAGCTCACGCGCAACTAGGGAAGAAAAGGCTGAGCAGGGGAGCCGGAGGAGGAATACCGATGAGGGAAAAACTAATCGAGTTCAGAAATGTGTCGTTTCGTTATGGGGACGACCAACCCTGGGTATTGGAGAATTGTTCATTTGATATATATGATAAAGAATCAGTTGCGATTATTGGTCATAATGGCTCCGGCAAGTCGACGATTGCGAAGTTGCTGAATGGGTTATTATTTCCTCAAGAAGGTGAAATTATAATCAATGGACAAGAAGTAAATCAAGAATCCATTTGGGACATACGCAGGGATGTAGGGATGGTTTTTCAGAATCCGGATAATCAATTTGTTGGAACAACGGTACAGGATGATGTCGCGTTTGGGATGGAAAATCGAGGGATCGTCCGAGAAGAAATGGTGAAGCGTATTGATGAAAATTTAACAGCTGTGGGAATGAATGACTACTTATTGACTGAGCCGCATCGTCTCTCAGGTGGGCAAAAGCAACGGGTAGCCATTGCAAGCGTATTAGCCATTTCCCCGAAGGTGCTTATTTTAGATGAGGCTACAGCTATGCTTGATCCACAAGGGCGCAAGGAAATCATGCAGGCAGTTTCCGATGTCCAGACATCAAATGATCTATCATTAATTACAATTACACATGATTTGCGGGAGGTTGTCCAGGCTGAGCGTGTTATCGTCATGAACGAGGGAAAAGTTTGGGAAGAGGCTGCGCCGCGTGAGATATTTTCAAAGAGGGAAGCATTACGGAAAATCGGGCTGGATGTACCGTTTGTTGCCATTTTAGCAGATGAACTAAAAACTGCAGGTGTGGGGCTAGCCAAGGAACCGCTAAATCATGAGGAATTGGTGGAGGATTTATGGACATTACATTCACAAACGTGAGCTACATCTATCAGCGTAATTCACCATTCGAACATAAGGCGATTGAGGATCTTTCATTTCACATTCCTTCAGGTTCTTATGTTGCGATTATTGGTCATACGGGTTCCGGGAAATCGACGATCATTCAGCATTTAAATGGACTTGTTCGTCCAAGCGTGGGGGAAGTCTCCATTGGCGATTTTCATCTAACGCGCGATAATAAGCCCAGTAGTATGAAAGAATTACGAAGTCGCGTTGGCGTTGTTTTTCAATACCCTGAACATCAGTTATTTGAAGAAACGGTGGAAAAGGACATTGCATTCGGCCCAGAAAATTTTGGTGTACCAAAAGATGAAATCGATAGGCGTATCAAGGAGATAACACCAGCTGTAGGACTGCCAGAGGAGTTACTTGAGCGATCGCCGTTTGACCTGAGTGGTGGGCAGATGCGAAGAGTTGCTATTGCGGGTGTGCTTGCAGTCAAGCCGGATGTCCTTGTGCTGGACGAGCCCACTGCTGGACTGGATCCACGCGGGCAAAAGGAAATGATGGATATGTTTTATCGTCTTCATCAGGAACAGGAATTAACTACGGTTCTTGTGACACACAGCATGGAAGACGCTTTAAACTATGCGGATCATGTCATCATTTTGAACGAGGGTACCAAATACATGGAAGGCAAGCCTGAAGACGTATTTACGCGAAAAGAGGCACTTCATCAGGTTCAGCTCGATGTGCCGGAAATCATTCAATTTTTAAATCTATTTGAAGCAAAATTTGGAGAGTCTATTTTCTTTGAAAGGCAATCGATAACGGATATAGCACAATCGATCCATGATTGTTTGAAGGGGGTCAGGCCCTCATGAACAATGCATTGATCATCGGTCAGTACGTCCCGGGTGACTCACTTATCCACCGATTGGACCCCCGAACGAAAATTACGATCATCTTCGCTTTTGTCATCATTGTATTCTTAGCGAACAATGTTTTAAGCTACGGGGTTTTAATTGCTTTTGCTCTTCTGAGTATGTTTACATCACGCGTACCAATTCGCTTTATTATGAAAGGATTAACACCGGTTTGGTTTCTGATTATATTTACGTTTATACTGCACTTATTTGTTACAAATGAAGGAACACTCCTTGTTGATCTTTTTATTGTTGAAATCTATTCCGGTGGTGTTATCCAAGGGTTCGCTATTTCTCTCAGGTTTTTCTTGCTTATATTAGTGACCTCCCTATTAACATTAACGACAACACCGATAGAGATTACGGACGCGATTGAGGATATGCTCCATCCATTGAAAAGATTCAAATTCCCGGTGCATGAGCTTGCTTTAATGATGTCCATTTCCTTGAGGTTTATCCCAACACTTATACAGGAGACGGATAAAATATCCAAAGCACAAGCATCAAGAGGGGTTGATTTTCGAACTGGTCCGATAAAAGAACGGGCAAAAGCAGTTGTACCATTGCTGATACCGCTGTTCGTCAGTGCATTTAAAC is part of the Virgibacillus sp. NKC19-16 genome and harbors:
- the secY gene encoding preprotein translocase subunit SecY, whose amino-acid sequence is MFRTISNFMRIKDIRQKIIFTLLMLVVFRIGTFIPVPFTDSEAIDFMNQQNAFGFLDTFGGGALQNFSIFAMGIMPYITASIIMQLLQMDVVPKFSEWKKQGESGRKKLAQITRYATIGLAFVQAIAMSIGFNAMAGGMLIQDPNFMKFLFIAIVLTSGTAFLMWVGEQITANGVGNGISILIFAGIVAAVPNGVGQLYSQYFVNPGDELFINIVIVALIVLVIIAVVVGVIFIQQALRKIPIQYAKKVVNRSQAGGQSTHLPLKVNAAGVIPVIFAIAFIMAPTTIASFFEGSQVASTIQMIFDYTQPIGMVIYVALIIAFTYFYTFVQVNPEQMAENLQKQGGYIPGIRPGKNTETYLTRVMYRLTFVGSLFLAAVSVMPIILGGLANLPQAIQIGGTSLLIVVGVALQTMKQLESQLVKRHYKGFIK
- a CDS encoding adenylate kinase, with translation MNLILMGLPGAGKGTQAEKINDKYNIPHISTGDMFRLSIKEGTDLGKQAKEYMDQGELVPDEVTIGIVRERLNKEDCRNGFLLDGFPRTIAQAESLEEILTEMNEAIDYCIHVEVPEEKLVERLTGRRICPTCGTTYHVMYHPPQEEGKCDKDGSQLIQRDDDKPETVKNRLAVNLEQTKPLLDFYEDKGYLVTVDGDQEIDHVFQDIQSKIDK
- a CDS encoding KOW domain-containing RNA-binding protein — encoded protein: MNEDDSIPLIGQVVRIMQGREAGQYAVVIKIIEDRYVLLADGEKRKYDRPKKKNVSHIELMDYISPEVQNSLLETGRVTNGKLRFAIAKFAGEVVTDLKKGVGHDG
- the infA gene encoding translation initiation factor IF-1; protein product: MAKDDVIEVEGTVTETLPNAMFNVELENGHTVLAHVSGKIRMHFIRILPGDKVTVELSPYDLTRGRITYRYK
- the rpmJ gene encoding 50S ribosomal protein L36; this translates as MKVRASVKPICEKCKVIKRKGTVMVICDNPKHKQKQG
- the rpsM gene encoding 30S ribosomal protein S13, giving the protein MARIAGIDVPRDKRVVISLTYVYGVGKTTAQKVLKQAGVSEDTRVRDLTEDELGNIRKAIEEYTIEGDLRRETSLNIKRLIEIGSYRGVRHRRGLPLRGQKTKNNSRTRKGPRRTQANKKK
- the rpsK gene encoding 30S ribosomal protein S11, translated to MARKTNTRKRRVKKNIDTGVAHIRSTFNNTIVTITDRQGNSIGWSSAGALGFKGSRKSTPFAAQMAAETAAKTAVDNGMKTLEVTVKGPGAGREAAIRSLQAAGLEVTAIVDVTPVPHNGCRPPKRRRV
- a CDS encoding DNA-directed RNA polymerase subunit alpha; this translates as MIEIEKPKIETVEVSEDATFGKFVVEPLERGYGATLGNSLRRILLSSLPGAAVTSVQIDGALHEFSTIDGVVEDVTTIILNLKKLALKIYSDAEKTLEIDVQGEGKVTAADITYDSDVEVLNPELPIATLNSRGNLHMKITAARGRGYRQSEQNKHDEQPIGVVAIDSIFTPVSRVSYTVENTRIGQVADYDKLTLNVSTDGSIRPEEAVSLAAKVFTEHLNVFVSLTDEAKSAEIMIEKEEDQKEKVMEMTIEELDLSVRSYNCLKRAGINTVQELANKSEEDMMKVRNLGRKSLEEVKVKLDDLGLGLRDDD
- the rplQ gene encoding 50S ribosomal protein L17, whose translation is MARKFGRTTDTRLALLRNLASDLIIHERLEITEAKAKELKSIVEKMITLGKRGDLHARRQAASFLYNQEANENENVIQKLFDDVAARYEDRQGGYTRVLKLGARQGDGAKMAIIELV
- a CDS encoding energy-coupling factor ABC transporter ATP-binding protein, whose protein sequence is MREKLIEFRNVSFRYGDDQPWVLENCSFDIYDKESVAIIGHNGSGKSTIAKLLNGLLFPQEGEIIINGQEVNQESIWDIRRDVGMVFQNPDNQFVGTTVQDDVAFGMENRGIVREEMVKRIDENLTAVGMNDYLLTEPHRLSGGQKQRVAIASVLAISPKVLILDEATAMLDPQGRKEIMQAVSDVQTSNDLSLITITHDLREVVQAERVIVMNEGKVWEEAAPREIFSKREALRKIGLDVPFVAILADELKTAGVGLAKEPLNHEELVEDLWTLHSQT
- a CDS encoding energy-coupling factor ABC transporter ATP-binding protein; its protein translation is MDITFTNVSYIYQRNSPFEHKAIEDLSFHIPSGSYVAIIGHTGSGKSTIIQHLNGLVRPSVGEVSIGDFHLTRDNKPSSMKELRSRVGVVFQYPEHQLFEETVEKDIAFGPENFGVPKDEIDRRIKEITPAVGLPEELLERSPFDLSGGQMRRVAIAGVLAVKPDVLVLDEPTAGLDPRGQKEMMDMFYRLHQEQELTTVLVTHSMEDALNYADHVIILNEGTKYMEGKPEDVFTRKEALHQVQLDVPEIIQFLNLFEAKFGESIFFERQSITDIAQSIHDCLKGVRPS
- a CDS encoding energy-coupling factor transporter transmembrane component T family protein, which gives rise to MNNALIIGQYVPGDSLIHRLDPRTKITIIFAFVIIVFLANNVLSYGVLIAFALLSMFTSRVPIRFIMKGLTPVWFLIIFTFILHLFVTNEGTLLVDLFIVEIYSGGVIQGFAISLRFFLLILVTSLLTLTTTPIEITDAIEDMLHPLKRFKFPVHELALMMSISLRFIPTLIQETDKISKAQASRGVDFRTGPIKERAKAVVPLLIPLFVSAFKRAEELAMAMEARGYQGGEGRTKLRQLKVEKRDIGIYLLFAVVLAVLFITRS